One window of the Lytechinus variegatus isolate NC3 chromosome 3, Lvar_3.0, whole genome shotgun sequence genome contains the following:
- the LOC121410485 gene encoding pyruvate dehydrogenase (acetyl-transferring) kinase isozyme 2, mitochondrial-like yields the protein MVRLTMRLLAMAKKNMQAQMEYYSKFSPSPLSIKQFMDFGQSKHVDSAKSFLFLRQELPVRIANIMKEINLLPEKLLQMPSVRMVQGWYQQTFEELLEYVEKSEEDETTLSHYINQLTTIRNRHVNVVETMAQGILEMRESYKVDQHEENNVQYFLDRFYISRISIRMLINQHTLMFGHTPKTHPLHVGSIDPSCDIVAVIRDAYDSAKYLCDQYYLASPNIDVRWIDTRDGSDSIRMVYVPSHLYHIMFELLKNAMRAVMEHKGPSASEYPPIGILVTKGKEDVTIKVSDEGGGIPKSEIDLLFNYMYSTAPTPPKPGVSTIPPLAGYGYGLPLSRLYAKYFHGDLTLSSMDGYGTDAVVYLKVLSSEAAELLPIYNSAVSRYYKTPTPASDWSTPGYFIRNYTTKRYGK from the exons ATGGTACGCTTAACCATGCGCTTACTcgccatggcgaagaagaatatgCAGGCTCAGATGGAATACTACTCAAAGTTTTCACCATCTCCACTTTCTATCAAGCAATTCATGGATTTTG GTCAGAGTAAACATGTTGACTCTGCCAAGTCATTTTTATTCCTGAGACAAGAACTTCCAGTCAGGATTGCCAACATCATGAAAGAGATCAATTTACTTCCTGAAAAGCTTTTACAAATGCCTTCTGTTCGTATGGTACAAGGATG GTATCAACAAACATTTGAGGAATTGCTAGAGTATGTCGAAAAGTCAGAAGAAGATGAGACAACTTTATCACA CTACATCAATCAACTCACTACAATTAGGAACAGGCACGTCAATGTTGTTGAGACAATGGCACAG GGTATACTAGAAATGAGAGAAAGTTATAAGGTAGACCAACATGAAGAGAATAATGTACAGTATTTCTTGGATAGATTCTACATCTCAAGAATAAGTATCAGGATGCTCATCAACCAACACA CTTTGATGTTTGGACATACACCCAAGACGCATCCACTCCATGTTGGCAGTATAGACCCTAGTTGTGACATTGTAGCTGTAATCAGGG ATGCATATGACAGTGCCAAGTACCTTTGTGATCAATATTATCTTGCTTCACCTAATATTGATGTGAGGTGGATTGATA CTCGTGATGGCAGTGACAGTATACGTATGGTGTATGTTCCTTCCCATCTCTATCATATCATGTTTGAATTATTAAAG AATGCAATGCGTGCAGTGATGGAGCACAAAGGACCTTCTGCCTCTGAATACCCTCCTATAGGAATCCTGGTTAcaaaaggaaaggaagatgtTACCATTAAG GTATCAGATGAAGGTGGTGGAATCCCCAAGAGTGAAATTGATCTGCtatttaactacatgtactctacTGCCCCTACTCCTCCAAAGCCTGGTGTTAGCACAATACCACCTCTG GCTGGCTATGGATATGGTCTTCCCCTCTCAAGACTGTATGCCAAATATTTCCATGGTGATTTAACACTGAGCTCAATGGATGGTTATGGTACAGATGCCGTAGTCTATCTCAAG GTTCTATCAAGTGAGGCTGCAGAGCTTCTACCTATCTACAACAGTGCTGTATCAAGATACTACAAGACACCTACCCCTGCAAGTGATTGGAGTACACCAGGTTATTTCATAAGGAACTACACCACCAAAAGATATGGGAAATAA